One window from the genome of Patescibacteria group bacterium encodes:
- a CDS encoding MerR family transcriptional regulator, producing MKINLHKKSTPKYISLNKIVLEAKKAGVDFGKGDPYNRLRYYTKIGIFPNMVRVKSAGHYPESALKKLIRIETLKGQGIENDRIKRILEGEQLTFLFDPETRTRLAKYAIGFIFGILFSVGSLYSLNTGIKSLGQNAKIDSAKTGSYLAPENSEKVFVFDKRVNQNSVVFVTFTTPYSPASGYFVSAIVPSVGFELSFSSNILKSAKFNYYIAD from the coding sequence ATGAAAATTAACTTACATAAAAAAAGCACTCCCAAATATATTTCACTTAACAAAATTGTTTTGGAAGCCAAAAAAGCCGGTGTCGATTTTGGGAAAGGAGACCCTTATAACAGACTTCGCTATTACACAAAAATTGGAATTTTTCCCAACATGGTACGAGTAAAAAGCGCTGGTCACTACCCCGAAAGCGCTTTAAAAAAGCTCATTAGAATAGAAACACTCAAGGGGCAAGGAATTGAAAACGACAGAATTAAACGAATTTTAGAGGGCGAACAGCTGACTTTTTTATTTGATCCCGAAACCAGAACCCGCCTTGCAAAATACGCCATAGGATTTATTTTTGGAATTCTATTTTCCGTTGGGTCTTTGTATTCACTAAATACCGGAATTAAGTCGCTAGGACAGAACGCTAAAATTGACTCGGCAAAAACTGGATCGTATTTAGCCCCCGAAAACAGCGAGAAGGTTTTTGTTTTTGACAAAAGAGTCAACCAAAATTCCGTGGTTTTTGTAACCTTTACAACTCCCTACTCTCCAGCATCAGGTTACTTTGTTTCGGCAATTGTTCCAAGTGTTGGTTTTGAATTAAGTTTTTCCTCCAATA